Proteins encoded in a region of the Streptomyces sp. NBC_00513 genome:
- a CDS encoding cytochrome P450: MTVPAQRYEDRPGAELADPAFWQSPPQTRLAAFARLRALDSPVYVPEGRDRGHWALVRHADVQEASRLPKVFASAPGVTTPEPPRWVRALFGDSMVNLDGPDHARLRKVVQRAFTPRLLAAAEEDIHAVAARIVDDVLDERPDEFVSAVASRLPLEVICNMMGIPQAYRAEIADRVNHASEHIGVERGLAARLRMPGRGLRALARMQRMVAGIGRERRRNPTDDLISALVCANVDGQALGARQLGAFFSLLMVAGVETTRNAITHGLTLLTDFPDQRDLLLSDFEAYADGAVDEMIRHSTPIIQFRRTVVAEHDLGGHLFTPGDKVVLYYASANRDEAVFPDPDAFDITRSPNPHLGFGGGGPHFCLGAHLARVEMRSLFRELLTRPVGLRAVGLPDLAGSNFDNRVRSLRFAFEQP; this comes from the coding sequence ATGACAGTCCCGGCACAGCGGTACGAAGACCGACCGGGGGCCGAGCTGGCCGATCCGGCCTTCTGGCAGTCACCCCCGCAGACTCGGCTGGCGGCTTTCGCCCGGCTGCGGGCGCTCGATTCCCCGGTGTACGTGCCCGAGGGCCGGGATCGGGGCCACTGGGCCCTGGTGCGGCACGCGGACGTGCAGGAGGCGAGCCGGCTGCCCAAGGTGTTCGCGAGCGCGCCCGGGGTCACGACCCCGGAGCCGCCGCGTTGGGTACGGGCGTTGTTCGGGGACTCCATGGTCAACCTGGACGGCCCCGACCACGCGCGGTTGCGCAAGGTCGTGCAGCGGGCCTTCACCCCGAGGCTGTTGGCCGCGGCCGAGGAGGACATCCACGCGGTGGCGGCCAGGATCGTGGACGACGTGCTGGACGAGCGGCCCGACGAGTTCGTCTCGGCGGTGGCTTCCCGGCTGCCGCTGGAGGTCATCTGCAACATGATGGGCATCCCGCAGGCCTACCGGGCCGAGATCGCGGACCGGGTCAACCACGCCTCCGAACACATCGGCGTGGAGCGGGGTCTCGCCGCCCGGCTGCGGATGCCGGGGCGCGGGTTGCGCGCGCTGGCCCGGATGCAGCGGATGGTCGCGGGCATCGGGCGGGAACGGCGCAGGAATCCGACCGACGACCTCATCTCGGCGCTGGTCTGCGCGAACGTGGACGGCCAGGCCCTGGGTGCCCGGCAGCTCGGTGCGTTCTTCTCGCTGTTGATGGTGGCCGGCGTGGAGACGACCCGGAACGCGATCACGCACGGGCTGACCCTGCTGACCGATTTCCCGGACCAACGCGATCTGCTGCTGTCGGACTTCGAGGCGTACGCGGACGGCGCGGTGGACGAGATGATCCGCCACTCGACGCCGATCATCCAGTTCCGTCGCACGGTGGTGGCCGAACACGACCTCGGCGGGCACCTGTTCACGCCCGGCGACAAGGTGGTGCTGTACTACGCCTCGGCCAACCGCGACGAGGCGGTCTTCCCCGACCCCGACGCCTTCGACATCACCCGCTCGCCCAATCCGCACCTGGGGTTCGGGGGCGGCGGTCCGCACTTCTGCCTGGGCGCGCATCTGGCCCGGGTGGAGATGAGGTCACTGTTCCGGGAGTTGCTGACCCGGCCTGTGGGGCTGCGCGCGGTGGGCCTGCCGGATCTGGCGGGTTCGAACTTCGACAACCGGGTGCGTTCGCTCCGCTTCGCCTTCGAACAGCCGTGA
- a CDS encoding NAD(P)-binding domain-containing protein, producing MDDLVVVGAGPYGLSIAAHAAAAGLRVRVLGRPMASWRDHMPEGMYLKSEPWSSNLSAPGGRHTLADYCAGRGVRAEHGGPLPIGTFSAYGLWFAGRAAPEVEEVTVTELTPQGGGFRIRTAQGPPLFARTVALAVGVMPFVNFPAVLRDLPAAHYSHSSGHRDLTRFAGREVAVLGAGQAALETAALLAEAGARPCLVARRPRLNWNTVPQPLERSPLRALRDPHSGLGTGWRSWVWSELPWAVRRLPAATRERIAATALGPAGAWWLRDRFEQRVPVLLGHHLHRAVAAGDHTRLELTSATGESVVLDTSHVISATGFAPDLRRLELLDVGLRTALRTVGGGGTPELSAGFESSWPGLFFAGLLTAPSFGPSMRFVHGAGFTAGRLVKGVLGRLGARGRLPGSAPGDRLDRAVAGHPEA from the coding sequence ATGGACGACCTCGTCGTGGTCGGCGCGGGGCCGTACGGGCTGTCGATCGCCGCGCACGCCGCGGCGGCCGGACTCCGCGTACGGGTACTGGGGCGGCCCATGGCGTCCTGGCGGGACCACATGCCCGAGGGGATGTACCTGAAGTCGGAGCCCTGGTCATCCAACCTGTCCGCGCCCGGCGGGCGGCACACCCTCGCCGACTACTGCGCCGGCCGGGGCGTGCGGGCCGAGCACGGCGGACCGCTGCCGATCGGCACCTTCAGCGCGTACGGGCTCTGGTTCGCCGGGAGGGCCGCGCCCGAGGTGGAGGAGGTGACGGTCACGGAGCTGACCCCGCAGGGGGGCGGCTTCCGGATCAGGACCGCGCAGGGGCCGCCGCTGTTCGCCCGTACCGTCGCCCTGGCGGTGGGGGTGATGCCGTTCGTGAACTTCCCCGCCGTACTGCGGGACCTGCCAGCCGCCCACTACTCGCACAGCAGCGGCCACCGCGACCTGACCCGGTTCGCCGGCCGGGAGGTCGCGGTGCTCGGGGCCGGGCAGGCGGCCCTGGAGACCGCGGCCCTGCTGGCGGAGGCCGGGGCGCGACCGTGTCTGGTGGCCCGGCGGCCCCGGCTGAACTGGAACACCGTCCCGCAGCCCCTGGAACGGTCCCCGCTGCGGGCCCTGCGCGACCCGCACAGCGGGCTGGGCACGGGATGGCGCAGTTGGGTGTGGTCGGAACTGCCGTGGGCGGTGCGCCGGCTGCCCGCGGCGACCCGGGAACGCATCGCCGCCACGGCGCTGGGGCCCGCCGGCGCCTGGTGGCTGCGGGACCGCTTCGAACAGCGGGTACCGGTGCTGCTCGGCCACCATCTGCACCGGGCGGTCGCGGCGGGCGACCACACCCGACTGGAGCTGACCTCCGCGACCGGGGAGTCCGTCGTCCTCGACACCTCGCACGTCATCTCGGCCACCGGATTCGCCCCCGACCTGCGCCGACTGGAACTGCTGGACGTCGGGCTGCGGACCGCGCTGCGCACCGTGGGCGGCGGCGGAACGCCCGAGCTGAGCGCGGGCTTCGAATCATCGTGGCCCGGGCTGTTCTTCGCGGGTCTGCTGACGGCTCCCTCATTCGGCCCTTCCATGCGATTCGTGCACGGTGCGGGCTTCACGGCGGGGAGACTGGTGAAGGGAGTCCTGGGGAGGCTCGGAGCCCGGGGTCGACTGCCGGGTTCCGCCCCCGGCGACCGGCTCGACCGGGCCGTCGCCGGGCACCCCGAGGCGTAG
- a CDS encoding SpoIIE family protein phosphatase, protein MPVTGAGERLALNGMGSYDWDLGAGTVSLDEAGLVVFDLEPEEFDHTPEGLGLRIPADDTARLADTVVGVLDSGEETYGSYFTVRRRDGRDQWTHIQGRVLRAPDGRPLRIVGIVRDATAELAHLTVLRKLESARAQQATIVQRTTEALSRAVTVDDVTATLTGTGALERLGADGLALGLVENGAIKIIALSGESLEILNERRFTRLDGSLPLSQAVLSRKARFVTSLSELAAEFPMFTDYLNRIRYDAAAYLPLIAQAKAIGGLVLFYKRLSEFSPEERNLCLGLAGIVAQSLQRALLFDQEREFATGLQASMLPRRIPEITGGEIAVRYHAAWSGREVGGDWYDVIALPRDRVGIVVGDVQGHDTHAAAIMGQLRIALRAYAGEGHPPSTVLARASRFLAELDTERFATCMYAQVDLETGGVRAVRAGHLGPLIRHTDGRTGWPNVRGGLPLGLASIFEREEFPETRLDLVPGETLVLCTDGLVEEPGTAITQGMEALAHAVRSGPQEAGALADHLSDRLWERWGSGDDVALLVLRRAPDPGTHRAPRIHQYIHQADPEGLSEARYALRQALRDWGMAELADDVELAAGELLVNALLHTDGGAVLTMEVLPEPVRRIRLWVKDRSSVWPRRRTPGESATTGRGLLLVDALATHWGVESRGDGKAVWCEFDAGGVRPGAE, encoded by the coding sequence ATGCCCGTGACCGGAGCCGGGGAACGGCTCGCGCTGAACGGCATGGGCAGCTACGACTGGGACCTCGGCGCGGGGACCGTGTCGCTCGACGAGGCCGGCCTGGTCGTCTTCGACCTGGAGCCGGAGGAGTTCGACCACACCCCCGAGGGCCTGGGGCTGCGGATTCCGGCCGATGACACCGCGCGGCTCGCGGACACCGTGGTCGGGGTGCTGGACAGCGGTGAGGAGACGTACGGCTCCTATTTCACGGTGCGCCGGCGCGACGGCCGCGACCAGTGGACCCACATCCAGGGGAGGGTGCTGCGCGCCCCCGACGGTCGACCCCTGCGGATCGTCGGCATCGTCCGGGACGCGACGGCCGAGCTGGCCCACCTCACGGTGCTCCGGAAGCTGGAGTCGGCCCGCGCCCAGCAGGCCACCATCGTGCAGCGGACCACCGAGGCCCTGTCGCGGGCCGTGACCGTGGACGATGTGACGGCCACCCTGACGGGCACGGGAGCCTTGGAACGGCTCGGCGCGGACGGGCTCGCCCTCGGGCTCGTGGAGAACGGCGCCATCAAGATCATCGCGTTGAGCGGGGAGTCCCTGGAGATCCTCAACGAGCGCAGATTTACCCGGCTGGACGGTTCGCTGCCGCTGTCGCAGGCGGTCCTCAGCCGCAAGGCCCGGTTCGTCACCTCGCTGTCCGAGCTGGCGGCCGAGTTCCCGATGTTCACGGACTACCTGAACCGGATCCGCTACGACGCGGCCGCCTACCTGCCGCTGATCGCGCAGGCCAAGGCCATCGGCGGACTGGTCCTCTTCTACAAGCGGCTCAGCGAGTTCAGCCCCGAGGAACGCAACCTCTGCCTGGGCCTGGCCGGCATCGTGGCCCAGTCGCTCCAGCGGGCCCTGCTCTTCGACCAGGAACGGGAGTTCGCCACCGGCCTCCAGGCGTCGATGCTGCCGCGCCGGATCCCCGAGATCACCGGTGGCGAGATCGCGGTCCGCTACCACGCCGCCTGGAGCGGGCGCGAGGTCGGCGGCGACTGGTACGACGTGATCGCGCTGCCCCGCGACCGGGTCGGCATCGTCGTGGGCGACGTGCAGGGCCACGACACCCACGCCGCCGCCATCATGGGCCAACTGCGCATCGCCCTGCGCGCCTACGCGGGGGAGGGGCACCCGCCGTCCACCGTGCTGGCCCGGGCCTCCCGCTTCCTCGCCGAACTCGACACCGAACGCTTCGCGACCTGCATGTACGCGCAGGTGGACCTGGAGACCGGAGGGGTACGCGCCGTCCGCGCGGGCCACCTCGGACCGCTGATCCGCCACACGGACGGCCGAACGGGCTGGCCCAACGTGCGCGGCGGCCTGCCCCTCGGACTCGCCTCGATCTTCGAACGGGAGGAGTTCCCCGAGACCCGGCTGGACCTGGTGCCCGGCGAGACCCTCGTGCTGTGCACCGACGGGCTCGTGGAGGAACCGGGAACTGCCATCACCCAGGGCATGGAGGCACTGGCCCATGCCGTCCGCAGCGGCCCCCAGGAGGCCGGGGCGCTCGCCGACCACCTCTCCGACCGGCTCTGGGAACGCTGGGGCTCAGGCGACGACGTGGCCCTGCTGGTGCTGCGCCGGGCTCCCGACCCGGGCACGCACCGGGCACCCCGCATCCACCAGTACATCCACCAGGCCGACCCCGAGGGCCTCTCGGAGGCCCGCTACGCCCTGCGGCAGGCCCTGCGCGACTGGGGCATGGCGGAACTCGCCGACGACGTGGAGCTGGCAGCGGGCGAACTGCTGGTCAACGCCCTGCTGCACACGGACGGCGGTGCGGTGCTGACCATGGAGGTGCTGCCGGAACCGGTGCGGCGGATCCGGCTGTGGGTCAAGGACCGCTCCAGCGTGTGGCCCCGCCGGCGCACCCCGGGGGAGTCGGCCACCACGGGACGCGGGCTGCTGCTGGTGGACGCGCTGGCCACGCACTGGGGGGTGGAGTCCCGGGGCGACGGAAAGGCCGTCTGGTGCGAGTTCGACGCCGGGGGCGTGCGGCCGGGCGCGGAGTGA
- a CDS encoding DUF5949 family protein, translating to MTSTQAEIDRSQLGTLSVLAWIGDPSEGHDIPYLLAYTLGDGPGGKEAGEAAARGLLEEIGLPIGDVVMDGTLKAATFPVKILLADHQIALTLPGLNATCTAPPEWVAAAHESGQAYFLFATRAWPEAVPGQPVSAEVLQAFAGDEEVLTSSAHCVLTVQSLRG from the coding sequence ATGACTTCCACCCAAGCCGAAATCGACCGGTCCCAGCTCGGCACCCTTTCCGTGCTCGCCTGGATCGGTGACCCCTCCGAGGGTCACGACATCCCGTACCTCCTCGCCTACACCCTGGGCGACGGCCCGGGCGGCAAGGAGGCCGGCGAGGCGGCCGCCCGAGGTCTCCTGGAGGAGATCGGCCTGCCGATCGGGGACGTGGTCATGGACGGGACCCTCAAGGCGGCCACCTTCCCGGTGAAGATCCTGCTCGCCGACCACCAGATCGCGCTGACCCTGCCCGGTCTCAACGCCACCTGCACCGCCCCGCCGGAGTGGGTCGCCGCCGCCCACGAGAGCGGGCAGGCCTACTTCCTGTTCGCCACCCGCGCCTGGCCCGAGGCCGTTCCCGGGCAGCCGGTCTCCGCTGAGGTGCTCCAGGCCTTCGCGGGCGACGAGGAAGTGCTGACCAGCAGTGCCCACTGCGTGCTCACGGTGCAGAGCCTGCGCGGCTGA
- a CDS encoding low temperature requirement protein A yields MTYVPMTARSRDESHRAATPLELFFDLCFVVGVAQAGRQLVHALAEGHVGSGITGYLFVFFGVWWAWMNFTWFASAYDVDDIPYRIATLVQISGVLVYSAGIPRAFNDNDWTVAVIGYLVMRIALTFQWLRAAAGERGPARRCAITYAVGLLICQAGWTALLLAPESARQWLFLVMVVAELAVPVIAEHGHQTPWHPHHIAERYGLFTIIVLGETIAASTVAVQSAIDEHEALGELLPIAAGGLLLVFAAWWIYFAVPVHEGLRTNRDAIPWGYGHFVILASAAAIGAGIEVAIEQAVGKAHVSDLAANLAVAVPAALFLLFVWFLHSRHFKRGMAQQLVLPISALAVLACSWTGEHAVLWIGLVAAATVAVGVTLAERARSGA; encoded by the coding sequence ATGACGTACGTACCGATGACCGCCCGGAGCCGGGACGAGAGCCACCGCGCCGCGACTCCCCTGGAGCTCTTCTTCGACCTGTGTTTCGTGGTCGGCGTGGCACAGGCGGGCCGCCAACTCGTCCACGCCCTGGCGGAGGGGCACGTGGGCAGCGGCATCACCGGCTACCTCTTCGTGTTCTTCGGGGTGTGGTGGGCCTGGATGAACTTCACCTGGTTCGCCTCCGCCTACGACGTCGACGACATCCCGTACCGGATCGCGACCCTGGTGCAGATCTCCGGGGTGCTCGTGTACTCGGCCGGAATCCCGCGCGCCTTCAACGACAACGACTGGACCGTCGCGGTCATCGGCTACCTGGTGATGCGCATCGCGCTGACCTTCCAGTGGCTGCGGGCGGCCGCCGGGGAGCGCGGTCCGGCCCGCCGCTGCGCGATCACCTACGCGGTGGGACTGCTGATCTGTCAGGCGGGTTGGACGGCGCTGCTCCTGGCCCCCGAGAGCGCCCGGCAGTGGCTGTTCCTGGTCATGGTGGTGGCGGAGTTGGCGGTGCCGGTCATCGCGGAGCACGGTCACCAGACGCCGTGGCATCCGCACCACATCGCGGAGCGGTACGGCCTGTTCACCATCATCGTGCTCGGCGAGACCATCGCCGCCAGCACGGTCGCCGTGCAGTCGGCGATCGACGAGCACGAGGCACTGGGCGAGTTGCTGCCGATCGCGGCGGGCGGTCTGCTGCTGGTCTTCGCCGCCTGGTGGATCTACTTCGCGGTCCCCGTGCACGAGGGGCTGCGCACCAACCGCGATGCCATCCCGTGGGGTTACGGGCACTTCGTGATCCTGGCGTCGGCGGCGGCGATCGGCGCCGGCATCGAGGTGGCGATCGAGCAGGCGGTGGGCAAGGCGCACGTCTCCGACCTGGCCGCGAACCTCGCGGTGGCCGTCCCGGCCGCGCTGTTCCTGCTCTTCGTGTGGTTCCTGCACTCCCGTCACTTCAAGCGGGGCATGGCCCAGCAGCTGGTGCTCCCGATCTCGGCCCTGGCCGTCCTCGCGTGCTCCTGGACCGGCGAGCACGCGGTGCTGTGGATCGGACTGGTGGCGGCCGCCACGGTGGCGGTGGGCGTGACCTTGGCCGAGCGGGCGCGTTCTGGTGCGTGA
- a CDS encoding ATP-grasp domain-containing protein, producing the protein MRRSRYLRAVHPGPVGGLDPETPQALLDCLLTVSERIGRPAVLVAMDDLSAIAVARIAPALDERYRIPHQPDGLPARVADKAELSRLCARWDIPHPETVIPASGAEASEAAWRLGLPVVAKWSRPWLLPAGEGLRSTTLLHSAAEARRLYERSARAGSRLLLQRFLPAGQDTDWFFHGAFARGGHPLLVGSGRKELSWPVRTGLTAVGRWLPDPAVEEAGLRLAERLGYQGILDLDFRRDERGCFRLVDFNPRPGAQFRLFTDTGGLDVVQAMYLDLTGQRVPTPSGGPGRVFVAENYALLAAVRGRRLPLAPRPGRGAARGAASRPHPLRNPAPEPGAAPPAGGSRDGVVIPDPARPDRPGRAAEHRVGQGAATPGRSDGGGPGSAATGPATAGPARAAPRDRRADVEAAWFASDDVMPFVAMVTAFLGRGFGKGARVLRGFPEQGRRTARAVVRAPRQRGREQASEGPGGPAARPAPPEAAEPDELVSR; encoded by the coding sequence GTGAGGCGCTCGCGGTATCTGCGCGCCGTGCATCCCGGGCCGGTCGGCGGGCTCGACCCCGAGACCCCGCAAGCCTTGCTGGACTGCCTGCTCACCGTGTCCGAGCGGATCGGGCGCCCCGCGGTGCTCGTCGCGATGGACGACCTCAGCGCCATCGCGGTCGCCCGGATCGCCCCGGCGCTCGACGAGCGGTACCGGATTCCCCATCAGCCGGACGGACTGCCCGCGCGGGTGGCCGACAAGGCCGAACTGTCGCGGCTGTGCGCGCGGTGGGACATCCCGCACCCCGAGACGGTGATCCCGGCGAGCGGGGCCGAGGCGTCCGAGGCCGCCTGGCGGTTGGGGCTGCCGGTGGTGGCGAAGTGGAGCCGGCCGTGGCTGCTTCCGGCGGGCGAGGGGCTGCGGAGCACCACGCTGCTGCACAGCGCGGCCGAGGCGCGACGCCTGTACGAACGCTCGGCGAGGGCGGGCAGCCGGCTGCTGCTCCAGCGGTTCCTGCCGGCCGGTCAGGACACCGACTGGTTCTTCCACGGGGCCTTCGCGCGGGGCGGACATCCGCTGCTCGTGGGGTCCGGGCGCAAGGAACTGTCCTGGCCGGTACGGACGGGGCTGACGGCCGTCGGACGGTGGCTGCCGGACCCGGCGGTGGAGGAGGCGGGGCTACGGCTCGCCGAACGCCTCGGCTACCAGGGGATCCTGGACCTCGACTTCCGACGCGACGAGCGGGGCTGCTTCCGGCTGGTGGACTTCAACCCGCGTCCCGGGGCCCAGTTCCGGCTGTTCACGGACACGGGCGGACTGGACGTGGTCCAGGCGATGTACCTGGACCTGACGGGGCAACGGGTACCGACCCCCTCGGGCGGGCCGGGCCGGGTGTTCGTCGCGGAGAACTACGCGCTGCTGGCGGCGGTACGCGGACGCCGGCTGCCGCTCGCCCCGCGGCCGGGTCGGGGAGCGGCGCGGGGGGCGGCGTCTCGGCCGCACCCGCTCCGGAACCCGGCCCCGGAGCCCGGCGCGGCCCCGCCCGCCGGCGGCTCCCGGGACGGGGTCGTGATCCCGGACCCGGCGCGGCCGGACCGGCCCGGCCGGGCGGCGGAGCACCGGGTGGGCCAAGGCGCCGCGACCCCGGGCCGGAGTGACGGCGGGGGGCCGGGGTCCGCCGCGACCGGGCCGGCCACCGCCGGGCCGGCGCGGGCCGCGCCGAGGGACCGGCGCGCCGACGTGGAGGCGGCCTGGTTCGCCTCGGACGACGTGATGCCGTTCGTCGCGATGGTCACCGCGTTCCTGGGCCGGGGCTTCGGCAAGGGGGCCCGGGTCCTGCGCGGCTTCCCCGAGCAGGGCCGCCGTACCGCCCGGGCCGTGGTGCGCGCGCCCCGTCAACGCGGTCGGGAACAGGCGTCCGAGGGCCCCGGCGGACCTGCCGCGCGCCCGGCCCCGCCGGAGGCGGCCGAACCGGACGAGCTGGTGAGCCGGTGA
- a CDS encoding DUF6299 family protein has translation MSGRRITLAALSALAAASVFTTPANATVFNQEISVQPYAHITEEGSVTLSGTYLCEGSSPRGAVQIKATVVQEGLRLTIAAGDARCDGERHRWEARGSVRFTPGLHAGRAEAVAQLQEVHFSGLMPRSIDTLAEDEKNIEVFDHR, from the coding sequence ATGTCCGGCCGCCGAATTACTCTCGCGGCGCTCTCCGCGCTGGCCGCCGCCTCGGTATTCACCACTCCGGCGAACGCCACTGTTTTCAACCAGGAGATTTCCGTACAGCCTTACGCCCACATCACCGAGGAAGGCTCCGTCACCCTTTCCGGGACCTACCTCTGCGAGGGCTCGTCACCCAGAGGGGCGGTCCAGATCAAGGCGACCGTCGTTCAGGAGGGTCTCCGCCTCACCATCGCCGCCGGCGACGCCCGCTGCGACGGTGAGCGGCACCGCTGGGAGGCGCGCGGCTCCGTGCGCTTCACGCCGGGCCTGCACGCCGGTCGCGCCGAGGCCGTGGCGCAGCTTCAGGAGGTCCACTTCTCGGGGCTGATGCCGCGTTCGATCGACACGCTCGCCGAGGACGAGAAGAACATCGAGGTGTTCGACCACCGGTGA
- a CDS encoding DUF4352 domain-containing protein yields the protein MRQPASVLAAAALLPLLLMGATACQSVPEGAAVAPAAVPAVPVDDGVPGADGDPAAPGPAVVRATAKDARVGDSVRVPGRQVGQHLQVVLNAYVDPAVSVEKNFAPTAGKRWVAASMSFVNVGGASYGALGSMWAYDGAGQRHAVVPTGELTTGKPLVFDSLEVGERAEGWVAFEIPESARVVRLQYQDANMQANSGGGFWAV from the coding sequence ATGCGTCAGCCCGCTTCCGTCCTCGCCGCAGCCGCCCTCCTGCCCCTCCTGCTGATGGGCGCCACCGCCTGTCAGAGCGTGCCCGAAGGGGCCGCCGTGGCCCCCGCGGCGGTACCCGCCGTCCCGGTGGACGACGGGGTGCCGGGAGCCGACGGCGACCCGGCCGCACCCGGCCCGGCGGTGGTGCGGGCGACCGCGAAGGACGCCCGTGTGGGTGACTCCGTACGGGTGCCGGGCCGGCAGGTGGGGCAGCACCTCCAGGTCGTGCTCAACGCGTACGTGGACCCGGCCGTCAGCGTCGAGAAGAACTTCGCACCGACCGCCGGGAAGCGCTGGGTGGCCGCCTCCATGTCGTTCGTCAACGTGGGGGGAGCCTCGTACGGGGCTCTCGGGAGCATGTGGGCGTACGACGGCGCGGGACAGCGCCACGCGGTCGTGCCCACCGGCGAACTGACAACCGGCAAACCCCTCGTCTTCGATTCCCTGGAGGTCGGTGAGCGGGCCGAGGGATGGGTGGCGTTCGAAATCCCGGAAAGCGCGCGCGTCGTACGGCTCCAGTACCAGGACGCGAACATGCAGGCGAATTCCGGAGGGGGATTCTGGGCCGTATAG